A region of Lycium barbarum isolate Lr01 chromosome 1, ASM1917538v2, whole genome shotgun sequence DNA encodes the following proteins:
- the LOC132626800 gene encoding methyl-CpG-binding domain-containing protein 4-like produces MAKDSPKTPKTSSRSAGNLSISIWAAQCGKCYKWRKISTQEEYEEIRSKFNEEPFHCENKPNVSCDDPTEIEYDSLRTWVIDKPNEPKTPIGFKRELCLRGDYSEMDVYYITPSGKKLRSTEEVRTFLQKNPEFSDLSTEDFSFTTPHIMDDTIPFPSTK; encoded by the exons ATGGCAAAAGATTCTCCGAAAACTCCCAAG ACGTCATCGAGATCTGCAGGCAATCTATCGATAAGTATATGGGCAGCCCAATGTGGGAAATGCTACAAATGGAGGAAAATTTCAACACAAGAAGAGTATGAGGAAATTAGGTCTAAGTTTAATGAAGAACCGTTTCACTGCGAAAACAAAcccaatgtttcttgtgatgatcCAACAGAGATCGAGTACGATTCTTTGCGAACTTGGGTCATTGACAAGCCCAATGAGCCTAAAACCCCAATTGGGTTTAAGAGAGAATTGTGCCTTAGGGGTGATTACTCAGAAATGGATGTTTATTATATCACTCCTTCGGGGAAGAAACTTAGATCTACTGAAGAAGTGCGTACTTTTCTTCAGAAAAATCCCGAGTTTAGTGACCTATCAACTGAAGACTTCAGCTTTACAACCCCCCACATTATGGATGATACCATACCCTTCCCTAGCACTAAATGA
- the LOC132608247 gene encoding methyl-CpG-binding domain-containing protein 4-like has product MAPKTSKASSRRAGKSSISIWAAQCGKCYKWRKISTQEEYEEIRSKFNEEPFHCENKSNVSCEDPADLEYDSSRTWVIDKPNEPKTPTGFKRELRLRRDNSKMDAYYFTPSGKTLRSTTDVSTFLQQNPEFSELSTKDFSFTTPHIMDDTIPSTSTK; this is encoded by the exons ATGGCTCCAAAAACTTCCAAG GCATCATCGAGGCGGGCAGGTAAATCATCGATAAGTATATGGGCAGCCCAATGTGGGAAATGCTACAAATGGAGGAAAATTTCAACACAAGAAGAGTATGAGGAAATTAGGTCCAAGTTTAATGAAGAACCGTTTCACTGCGAAAACAAATCCAATGTTTCTTGTGAGGATCCAGCAGACCTTGAGTACGATTCTTCACGAACTTGGGTCATTGACAAGCCCAATGAGCCTAAAACCCCAACAGGGTTTAAGAGAGAATTGCGTCTTAGGAGGGATAACTCAAAAATGGATGCTTATTATTTCACTCCTTCGGGAAAGACACTTAGATCTACTACAGACGTGAGTACTTTTCTTCAGCAAAATCCTGAGTTCAGTGAGCTGTCAACCAAAGACTTCAGCTTTACGACCCCTCACATTATGGATGATACTATACCCTCCACAAGCACTAAATGA